From the Methanothermobacter sp. genome, the window TATTACAATGAACGACTCTGGGGTTATCTCCATTCCATGGGCTGAGACACCGCCGATAAGGAGAAAAATTAGTAGAAACACAAATTTCTTCACATGAATCACCTAGACCTTTTCCATTGCAATGAGCTCGGGTTTCATTCTCTCAAGGAATGAGAATATGAACATGCTTGCAGCACCCTCCACAACACCCACAAATATGTAGAAGGGTATGAGTGTTGACATGAGCATTTCAGGACCCGCAACACCCGCTGCCAGGAGTATCATGATGTGGAACGCGGTTGCAATCATTATACCAAGGAATGTGGCTGAGAACACACCAAGTCCCCTGTCAAGTTCACTTAAAACGCTGTAGACCCCATAGGTTCCAATTCCAAGACCTATACCCATTGTCAGTATATTGGCTCCCATGCTGGTTATCCCCCCCATTCCAAGTATGAAGAACTGGACGAGGAGGCAGAGCACCGCGACCATAACCGCCGTGAGGGGTCCTAGTATTATGGCTGCGAGGGGTATCAGGAAGAAATGCACCGGGACACCGAAGGGTGATGGCACAGATATGGATGAGGCGACCGCAGCGGCCGCTGCAAAAAGTCCTGTTCCAGCTATCCTTTTTTCCTTTCCGGGTTTCTTTGAGAATATGTAGAAGAATATGCCAATGTTCACGAGTGCAACAGCCCAGTAGACTGCCGACTGCCAGAGTGGTATGATTCCATCGGGTATATGCACTGTTGAACCTCCGTTAAGTGTTATCCAGTATACGCACTTTTTGTATTCAGCTGCGTGGGAACCTGAATGCGGTTAAACCAAAAACCAGGCACAGTCCTGCAAGTGCAGGTAGGAATCCGTAATCTGGTTTATTCACATTAACATCTGCTGTTTCTGTGGTATTCTCCCTTTCACCTGTAACATTCTCTTCAGTCTGGAAATTGCTTTCAGCACCGGATTTCTCTGATGAATCTGATGAGTCCAATTTACTTTCATGGGTGGTTTTATGACCACCTGATGCGCTTGATTTGCTGCTGCTCTGACCTGAAGGCTTATTCGAAGTACTGGATGAATCTGATGTGGTGGATGAGTCTGATTTACTGTCACCTGAATCCGATGGTTCCTCAAGGTAGTAACCATGGCCGGGGTGGGCCCATGCATGATGCGAGAGACCTGCAATCAGTGCAAATGTCGCTAGAATGATAAGGAACCTTCTCATTGTATCACCACAGATTAGTTAAAACATCTTCAATATATAAAATCTTTTATTACCGAAAACACTTATAGGAATCTAAAAGTAATACTGAAATAGGGATGTGGTCGCGGAATTCCCTTGATGGGGAGATCCATGAAATCAAAGGTTAAATTCTCTATGTGATTTAGAAAATTAAAGAATATGGGGGGGTGATAGATCAGCCTCTATCCATAAAATAGAAATAAGCCCCTATCTACTTTGAGGACTCCAGAACATCCAGAAGGGCATGTGAGATATCCCTGAAACTGTAACCCTCACTTACAAGGTTTCCCAGGAGCTTGGAGTCACTGTAACTCTTGGATTTAAGGTTTCTCCGGAGCACCTCCACAAGGTCCTCCTCGTAACCCCTCCTTATCTCCTGTGGGGATGGTATGTTGCTCTTCTTTATCCTTTTACCTGTGAAGGACTGGATTCGCCTTAACCTGTGGACCTCCCTTCCAACAACCAGTGTGAAGGATTTTCCACTTGAACCGGCACGCCCGGTACGCCCTATCCTGTGAACGTAGTACTCGTTCTCGAATGGGAGATCATAGTTGACAACTACCTCCACATCGGGCACATGTATACCCCTTGCAGCAACATCAGTTGCAATGAGGAGGTTGAACCTTCCCTTCCTGAATCGTTCCATGACACGTTCACGCTTTGACTGTGATAGGTCCCCGTGAATTTCATCCACAGAGTAGCCCATACGTCCAAGCTGCTTTCTGAGCCTCTGAACCCTCCTTTTGGTATTGCAGAATATGAGGCCCATTCCTATGTCATTGGATGTCAGTATCCAGTCAAGGAGCTCAACCTTGTCCTCCTCCCTGGTTTTGAAATAGAATTCATCTATCCTGGGGCTGTGCTTTTTCTCAACACGGAGGATCTGGGGGTTCCTCATATACCTCTCTGCGATCCTTAGTACCGGCTTTGAGATGGTTGCAGAGAAAAGCAGGGTCTGTCTCCTTTCAGGTACGTGGGATAGTATCCTCTCTATGTCCTCTATGAAGCCCATGTTGAGCATCTCATCGGCTTCATCAAGCACGACCGTGGATACACTTCCAAGGTCCACAGTACCCCTCTCGATGTGATCTATGAGCCTTCCTGGTGTTGCGACGATAACATGGACGCCCCTCCTGAGCTCAGCTATCTGACCTCCGATTCCCTGACCACCATAGACCGCAAGCACCCTCACATTAAGGTACTTACCTATCCTCCTTATCTCATCGGTGACCTGCAGACAGAGTTCACGGGTCGGGCAGATCACAAGTGCCTGGGGGACCCTCTCTGGTTCAAGGTTCTCAAGAAGTGGTATGGCAAAGGCTGCGGTTTTCCCGGTCCCGGTCTGGGCCTCCCCAACAACGTCCATACCATCAAGTGTAACAGGTAATGTAAGTGCCTGGATTGGGGTTGTACCCTCAAATCCCATATCATCAAGGGCCCTGTTAATCTCCCCTGAGATATCAAATTCACTGAATTTCAATTCTTTCATTTTTATCTTTTCCTCAATTCTTAAAAATCGATTATTCAATTATCAGCTGCCAGCCGGCAGATCTGAAACATGATAGCCCCAAAATTTCTGCCAGGCACATGATAATTAAAAATCAGCACATATTCATGTTGAACTTCAACCTATTTAAAGTAATGGTTTGGGTGGATTAATTTTCAGGATTTAGTTCATTCTAAGAATCTTTTATCTGGTTTTCAGACGACTCGTGGGATTTTTTCGTCGAGAAATAGCCTTATAACACGCATTGGGGTCACTATCATGTTTATCCTTTCATCGTGGCCCTCAACAGGGACACTTTCAATGATCTGCAGCTCATGTACCGTTGTGGCTATAGGAGTGTCATCACCTATGGCCCCCTGATCCCTGAGTTCAGATATCTCCCTGTCACCGTATCCTCCCCCCTTACCGAGGCGGTTTCCCTCCAGGTCAACGGCCACGGATCCCTCAACAACAAGGTCAACCTCTGGGAATCTGCTGATGAATGAGCCATACCTGTAGGCGCCCCTTATGGTTGATGCAGCATCCGCATCCGGAACATCCCCTGAGATTAAAAGGTAACCATCCTTTATCTTTGGTGTGGGCATTACAAGGTCCTTTCTATCATCAAGGGCCAGTCGTCTCACTGGGCGCTGGGCAGAATCAGGGGATGAGAATACAACATCTGCTCTTTCCCACTCTATTGTCCTTGAGAGCCTCTCTGCGGCTGCAGCTGACCCCTGAAAGTCTGGTATGCGGCCATGGGAACGGCTGCTTACACCCCTATCCTTCAGGAGTTTCCAGATCCTCTCCCTGATTAAGTCCTTATCCATCATCATTTTTCTCTGCAGACACATTCAAATGGATCATAGATCCTGTTCAGCATCGTCCACATTCTTCTCTGCACTGACAACCCGTGTACCTGCAATTGCGTCGAGGATCCTGAGACGATTCCTGAGGCGTCCCAGGATGACGTCCAGGATGAGGGGGAACCAGAGTATCCTTGAAAGGTTTCTTATGACAACCTGGCCCCAGCCAAGTTCACCCTCCTCTGATATTACAACGAGGCCCATCATCCTCTTACCCGCTGTTCCTCCATGGTACTCAAGGTAGCTGAAATAGAGAATGGTTATGATGCCAAGGATGGGGAGCCAGTACCTGTAGATTGAGAAAAGGTTCAGGAGAAGTGCTAATGGATAAACAAGGACTGTTAGCAGGTACATCACCCCTGTAACCACCAGGAAATCAACTAAAAATGCATAGAGCCTCTTCTTCTTAAGTTCCATAACACCCCTCCTGTATCAGATCAGCACACCCTTGGAACAGGATCAGCAACAGGGGCCTCAAGTATCCTCCTGCCTCCAAGGCTTGTTTCAAGGATCACATGGCTGTCCTGATTTGCTTCACCTATTATCATTGCGTTTTCACCGTATGGTGCCTTCCTCACGGCTCTGAGGACATCCTCAGCGTATTCAGGGTTAACCCCCATGATGACCTTGCCCTCATTGGCAACCTCATAGGGGTCGATGCCCAGCATCTCGGAGACGGCCCTAACCTCCTCCCTCACAGGGATCATGTCCTCATCAACAACCATCCCGACCCCTGATTTATCTGCGAGTTCGTTGAGGGCATTTGCTATACCCCCCCTTGTGGGGTCCTTCATTGCGGTAACACCACCAACCTCAAGGGCCGCCTCAACCATACCCCATACCGGGGCAACATCTGATTCAAGGTCGGTGTCGAATCCAAAGCCCTCACGGAAGGCCATGAGTGCCATGCCATGGTCCCCCACGCTGCCTGTGAGTATGATCTTATCACCGGGCCTCAGTCCTGAGTCCCTTATTATCTCACCACGCTTCACAACACCTATACCCGTGGTTGTTATGACCATCCTGTCCAGTTTACCCCTCTCCATGACCTTGGTGTCCCCGGTGACGATTGAAACCCCGGTCTCCCTGGAGACAGCGTCCATTGACTGCACGATCCTCTCAAGATCCTCGCCAGGGAATCCCTCGCTGAGGATCATTGCACTTGCAATTGCAAGGGGCCTTGCACCCATAACCGATATGTCGTTGACTGTACCTGCAACCGATATCTTGCCTATATCACCGCCTGGGAAGAAGAGGGGGTCGACTGTGTGGCCATCGGTACTCATAACTATCTCATAGTCGCCGAGGGGTATGCTTGCACCGTCGTCAAGGTCCTCGAGGCCAATTCCGCCGTTAACCCTCGTGTTATGGATATTGGATAGTATTATGTTTGATATGAGGTCCTGCATCACTTCTCCGCCTGCACCATGGGACATGCCGATCTTCATAGATTCACCTGTACAATCTCTTGCTTATAGGGTATCTTGCTGATGGTATAAAACCTTTCATTGGTGTAATCACATATTGATCAGGGCAGAGGTTTCCCTCAGGACAATATTCTATTTAAATAAAGGAGTTAGGATAGATGGATTCAGTGATCCATAGCATACCCTGGAAGCACAATCTTTTTAAATGGGGGATCCTATACTATAGATAAATTTATCTATACCGAGTCACTGAGTTTCTTAAACTCAGCATTACTGATTCTGATAGAGACTTAGATTGAGGTGAAATAATGGCAATCTGGCAAGGTAAATCAATGAAGAAACCAAGCGGTGGAAGAGCCAAGATGAACCGCGGAAAGAGGAAATACGAACTTGGAAGGGAACCCGCCGAGACAAAGATCGGTGACAGGCGTGTCAGGATGATAAGGACACGTGGGGGCAACACCAAGGTCAGGCTCGCTGCAGATACAAGGATAAACGTTGTTGACCCTGAAACAGGTAAGGTTGAGGTTGCGGAGATAAGGAATGTTGTTGAGAACACAGCAAACCCCCACTTTGTGAGGAGGAACATCATAACAAAGGGTGCTGTTGTTGAAACCAGCCTTGGAAACGTGAGGGTCACATCCAGGCCTGGACAGGACGGCGTAATAAACGGAGTACTCATAAAGGAATAGATTTCCCACCAAAGCCCCTCAACTGACCATGGGTGTCATATGTCAGATAAGCTTGAGGCCGAGATACTATCCCAGGTGGAAAGGTTCCTCAAACACATAAACAGCAACCTGCCTGAGGGCATGGAGCTGGAATTTGAGGGCTTTTACAGGAGGGGCTTCTTCGTAACAAAAAAGAGATACGCCCTGATAGAGGATGACACGATTGTTGCAAAGGGCCTTGAACTTGTGAGGCGTGACTGGGCACCGATAGCTAAAAAGACCCAGCAAAAAGTTTTAATGGCCATCCTAAGAGACGGATCCCCTGAGAAGGCCAGAAAGATAATAAGGGATGTTGTAAGGCGCATAAGGGGCGGCGAGGTGGAACTGGATGACCTTGCAATCCACACCCAGATAACAAGGGACCTCTCTGAGTACAAACAGATAGGCCCACATGTTATCGCCGCAAAACGATCCCTTGAGAGGGGAAGGCGCATTGAGCGGGGATCCATAATCAGGTATATCATAGTTAAGGGAAGGGGCCCCATAAGTCAGAGGGCCTTCCCGCTTGAGGATGCTGAGGGCCTGGAGTACGACCCGGACTATTACATTGAAAACCAGGTCATGGCCGCGGTATCAAGAATAATGTCATCTCTCGGCTACTCCACAGAGGATATAAATTCTCTCTCATGTGGCGAAAGG encodes:
- a CDS encoding energy-coupling factor ABC transporter permease, whose protein sequence is MHIPDGIIPLWQSAVYWAVALVNIGIFFYIFSKKPGKEKRIAGTGLFAAAAAVASSISVPSPFGVPVHFFLIPLAAIILGPLTAVMVAVLCLLVQFFILGMGGITSMGANILTMGIGLGIGTYGVYSVLSELDRGLGVFSATFLGIMIATAFHIMILLAAGVAGPEMLMSTLIPFYIFVGVVEGAASMFIFSFLERMKPELIAMEKV
- a CDS encoding 5-formyltetrahydrofolate cyclo-ligase, producing the protein MDKDLIRERIWKLLKDRGVSSRSHGRIPDFQGSAAAAERLSRTIEWERADVVFSSPDSAQRPVRRLALDDRKDLVMPTPKIKDGYLLISGDVPDADAASTIRGAYRYGSFISRFPEVDLVVEGSVAVDLEGNRLGKGGGYGDREISELRDQGAIGDDTPIATTVHELQIIESVPVEGHDERINMIVTPMRVIRLFLDEKIPRVV
- the hypE gene encoding hydrogenase expression/formation protein HypE → MKIGMSHGAGGEVMQDLISNIILSNIHNTRVNGGIGLEDLDDGASIPLGDYEIVMSTDGHTVDPLFFPGGDIGKISVAGTVNDISVMGARPLAIASAMILSEGFPGEDLERIVQSMDAVSRETGVSIVTGDTKVMERGKLDRMVITTTGIGVVKRGEIIRDSGLRPGDKIILTGSVGDHGMALMAFREGFGFDTDLESDVAPVWGMVEAALEVGGVTAMKDPTRGGIANALNELADKSGVGMVVDEDMIPVREEVRAVSEMLGIDPYEVANEGKVIMGVNPEYAEDVLRAVRKAPYGENAMIIGEANQDSHVILETSLGGRRILEAPVADPVPRVC
- a CDS encoding DEAD/DEAH box helicase; protein product: MKELKFSEFDISGEINRALDDMGFEGTTPIQALTLPVTLDGMDVVGEAQTGTGKTAAFAIPLLENLEPERVPQALVICPTRELCLQVTDEIRRIGKYLNVRVLAVYGGQGIGGQIAELRRGVHVIVATPGRLIDHIERGTVDLGSVSTVVLDEADEMLNMGFIEDIERILSHVPERRQTLLFSATISKPVLRIAERYMRNPQILRVEKKHSPRIDEFYFKTREEDKVELLDWILTSNDIGMGLIFCNTKRRVQRLRKQLGRMGYSVDEIHGDLSQSKRERVMERFRKGRFNLLIATDVAARGIHVPDVEVVVNYDLPFENEYYVHRIGRTGRAGSSGKSFTLVVGREVHRLRRIQSFTGKRIKKSNIPSPQEIRRGYEEDLVEVLRRNLKSKSYSDSKLLGNLVSEGYSFRDISHALLDVLESSK
- the polB2 gene encoding DNA polymerase PolB subunit 2, which gives rise to MSDKLEAEILSQVERFLKHINSNLPEGMELEFEGFYRRGFFVTKKRYALIEDDTIVAKGLELVRRDWAPIAKKTQQKVLMAILRDGSPEKARKIIRDVVRRIRGGEVELDDLAIHTQITRDLSEYKQIGPHVIAAKRSLERGRRIERGSIIRYIIVKGRGPISQRAFPLEDAEGLEYDPDYYIENQVMAAVSRIMSSLGYSTEDINSLSCGERQSNLDAFF
- a CDS encoding RDD family protein, with the translated sequence MELKKKRLYAFLVDFLVVTGVMYLLTVLVYPLALLLNLFSIYRYWLPILGIITILYFSYLEYHGGTAGKRMMGLVVISEEGELGWGQVVIRNLSRILWFPLILDVILGRLRNRLRILDAIAGTRVVSAEKNVDDAEQDL
- a CDS encoding 30S ribosomal protein S8e, with product MAIWQGKSMKKPSGGRAKMNRGKRKYELGREPAETKIGDRRVRMIRTRGGNTKVRLAADTRINVVDPETGKVEVAEIRNVVENTANPHFVRRNIITKGAVVETSLGNVRVTSRPGQDGVINGVLIKE